Sequence from the Fimbriimonadaceae bacterium genome:
CATCTGGAATAACCAAAGCAAAGAAATACTGAACAACCGGATTGTTCCTTAATCTAGGCTGAAACTATACATCGCTCCCGTCGAAACGGGAGCGATACTCGCAAAGCGTGCATGTAAGGGAGTAAAAGCAGGCACATACAGCGGGAAAATAGTAAAAGACAAGAAAGGAATCGTCATGTTTTCACAATTAATATCACACGAAACAAACGAAGGGAGAGTCTAGTGAGCAGAACAGACGAAATTATAGCAGCGGCGAAAATGCCGCCCGAAGCAGTCAGAATGTCAAGATACATAGATGCGGTATATTTTCCGATTCTGTGTATTCTATTAGTAGGTACCTTTCACATGCACTTCATGCTGTTAGCGGGTGACTGGGACTTCTGGCTTGATTGGAAAGATCGGCAATGGTGGCCGGTAGTAACCCCGATAGTAGGCGTAATGTACTGTGCGGCGTTGATGTACTATTTATGGGTAAACTATCGTTTACCGTATGGTGCGACATTATGTATTGTTTGCCTGCTGGTAGGCGAATGGTTAACACGCTACTGGGGTTTTTACTGGTGGTCACACTACCCGATCAACTTTGTATTGCCATCGACCATGATACCCGGTGCACTGATGCTTGACACGATCATGCTATTGACGGGCAACTGGCTGATTACAGCATTACTGGGTGGTGGATTCTGGGGTTTATTCTTCTATCCTGGCAACTGGCCGATTTTTGGTCCGACCCATCTGCCGGTGGTAGTTGAAGGTGTACTGCTGTCAGTAGCGGACTACACAGGTTTCTTGTATGTACGTACAGGTACGCCGGAATACGTGAGATTGATTGAACAAGGATCACTGAGGACATTTGGTGGCCATACGACCGTGATAGCGGCATTCTTCTCGGCGTTTGTATCCATGCTGATGTTCTGCGTATGGTGGTACTTTGGCAAAATCTACTGCACTGCATTCTTCTATGTGAAAGGCGAAAGAGGCCGTATTTCAATGAAGCACGACGTAACGGCAT
This genomic interval carries:
- a CDS encoding methane monooxygenase/ammonia monooxygenase subunit A, which gives rise to MSRTDEIIAAAKMPPEAVRMSRYIDAVYFPILCILLVGTFHMHFMLLAGDWDFWLDWKDRQWWPVVTPIVGVMYCAALMYYLWVNYRLPYGATLCIVCLLVGEWLTRYWGFYWWSHYPINFVLPSTMIPGALMLDTIMLLTGNWLITALLGGGFWGLFFYPGNWPIFGPTHLPVVVEGVLLSVADYTGFLYVRTGTPEYVRLIEQGSLRTFGGHTTVIAAFFSAFVSMLMFCVWWYFGKIYCTAFFYVKGERGRISMKHDVTAFGEPGFAQRIK